The Chrysemys picta bellii isolate R12L10 chromosome 3, ASM1138683v2, whole genome shotgun sequence DNA window TGGCACCTCAACCCCACCTGGAGGAGTGGCAGTGGggtaggggagagagaaaaggtaCTTCACTCTCTCCACATTCAACCCCTGGGCTGACTGCCAGTAAGGATGCCAATTATCTCAGTGGTAATGTTGATGTGAACACCCATTCACTAGAAAAAAAACGGGCCAAGACCACCTGCTTATTTCACACAGGACATCACAGACCAATGGGACAGAAATTACTTTAGTCTCTACTACCATgcactggatttgaaccagtgatttAGAGGAGAATTGTTCCCCTCTGCCACCCTCTAAAGTTATTCCCAGACATTCAGGTCTCAATCCCACTTTCATAAAGCCAGGATGCACATCACTGTCCCAGAAAATACTGTCCCCTCTCCCTGGTCAGGCAGGTGCGCAGCAGATTTCACAGTATCTGTAATGAAGTTCACTTACGTATCCAAGATCAACACCACCTTTAGTTCATATCCTTGTCTACTCTCCTGCTTGTGCATTTACCAGCCACAGCTGTCTCAAGAACTAAACTAGCCTTTTCATAACAGTGAAACAGATGGTCTCTATTTCCCAATCTGTAAATAGTTCTTACCTACTTCTCCTGGTTGTTGAAGCTCAGTTAATTCGTGTTTGTAAAGGACTTTGAGTTCCTTGGATGGAAGTACTATTAATCTAATCTGCAGCAGTGAGAAAATGTGTAGCTCTTTACTCTTGGATTCTGTACAATCTACTGATGGCTATTATTCTATCCAGTTTTCTGAACAGTCCAGCACTTCCATGCCTCAAAATGCATTCAAACCTTTCAGTACATTTGCACGGGAAAGGCACCCTTGCTGCCCAATTCCAGGGTAAAATGGGAAACCATCCCTTGTGGCATGAACAAAGCCAGGACACTAGGTTCTAAGTTCAAGGAATTTTAAAGACTGGCATCTGATACCAGACTCACTAGTGAtgtttaactgaaaacatactGCTACAAAACCATTCAGGTTGGAGGCACAAAAGTCGTCAGATCTAGGCAGTGAGGAGTAGATATTTACTTTATTTAGCAATAAATACTTGGAACAGCTTCCCACTGCCCATCTCCTAAGTGCCTCTACCTCTCCACAACCCACTTCCATTAAGCTGCCAACACTGTTTCCTTCCTCAAGGTCTTCACACCTCTCTCTTGAACGGTCATCCAGTGCATCTCTGAGACTGACAGACTGTGCTGGGCACTGGCTTTGTCTTCTACGTGTGCTGTAAAGCACTGACATGTAGAGCTCCAGACAAACAACCCTGAAATGCTTTTCAGTGAGGAGTTCTGCCATTCTCCCATTAGTACTATTTCCAGGTGCAGCACTTCGGAGTCCTTCTGGATGACAGATGCCATATATATTCTCAGTCATCTTCACTGTGTCAGTTACTAGCTTCAAACATGATGTGCGGGATATGATCAGCTGGTCTCAAACAGGAAGGAAAACTCTCTGTAAACTGGAGACTAAGCCCTATACCACCAGCATAGGGATGAGCCTTGGTGAATTACATAATTGACCAGCAAGAGTCAATAAAATTACAGAAAACCCTCTACCGCCACCTTGCAGCTGCAACTACATCAGCTCAACAGTGGTATAATCTGATCAAAACTGGACCTGCTTTGCTGTCTTTAGACAGGTTTTCTAGAACTTTGAAGATGCACATCTCCTCCACACGTTTACTTGGGTTACGGCTTCAAACAGCAACAGCTGCAATTAACTAAGCACACCAGCTGGGAAAATTGCTGACAGTACATCTACCACCTAACACAGTGGCCCAAAACACTGGGTGAGGGTCAGATGGTGGCTCAAATGAGTTCACCTAGAGGCCACTCAGATTAAAATGGATcattgcatgctaggatctgCAGCCTCAGTGGAATATACCTCTGCATATAAATAAGGGCAGCTGCAATCTATTCTGTTTAATGCAATTTAGGTGCAGTAGTCTAGGTTCCTGGCAAATTGCCAAATTGGCCCCTCTTTTGGAGCATCCCAAAAAGTTATTGGCAACTATCACAGCACCACATATTGGTTCCCAGCTACACTAAATCATATCTCCAGCACCTCTGCAGCACTGTTTAGGAAGAAGTTTGGTGCTTCCATGTGTCAGTATTTGTCCAGCAGTACAGATTTCCCTGCTAAGAAACTTAAAGTCACTGCAAAGCTTTTAATATTTGCTCATGCAAGCCCTCTTAGCCAGCAAAATTTTGCCTATTTCTTAACACAAGACTGTAAACAAACTCATTACATGCTAATCATCgggtcacacacacccctctctttcCCCATATGCTGGAAGAGCAGGAAACGTAAGATGGGTCACATACCTTTGCTTCGTCATTAATGTCCCAAGTGAAGGATATGGCATTGTATGCAAGCTCTTCAATGTTACTGATTGTATTGAAGCTCTCCTTATAGTCGGCTGTCGGGAAGGAGAGGAGAGCATCTTAATCATACAAAGCAGACAAACTGTATAGCAACTGCAGCTCTTCCACAGTACCCTAAGGGTTAAAGGCTCTGAAAGGCTTTCAGAGGCGGATTGTTAAAGGTTGAAAGCAGTTCATtataaaaaaaagagaagaattaaaacaaaaactaaagtGGGAAAGGCAGCGACGCCAAGTATGGCATGTATCTGTGCCATGCCCTATAGTTACATATGAGAAATGTCACACTGCATGACAAGAGTATAAGCTCTCAGTAAAGCTCCTTCAATAATAAAGCTGACGCGCATGCAAATCTTTAAGTGCCAAGTGCTTAATCCCTGCCTTTATTCACAGAAGGAAAGGGCTGGGAGCACAATCCAGCTTTCAACCAAGGAAATCTGGAAGCCAGCCAGTCACAGCCTTGTCTGTAGGCAAATGGAAATTTGCAGTGTTTTCTTTTTAACTGAACCGAGGACTCACTGCAAGAGCACCAGCAGGAAGGAGACCGAGGAGCACTGAAGTATTTCCCCTGAAAAAAACATTGACTGTTTAGAAAGCTTGCAAAGCCCAGAGAGTGCAGTTTAACTATACTGGCCAAGATCTTTAAATGCAACTAGTGATTTGGGGGCACCTCCATTTTTGGATGCGCCAACTTGAGACATCTAAAAAAGGGCCAGTCTTTCAAATGGCGAGGGGAGCACttggcattttctgaaaatctggcatcTTCAAGGCATCTAACATTAGTTCGCGCACACACCCCCGAATTGAGGCTGCCAAAATACCTAGTCCCTTCTGAAAATACCTTGGCCAAGAACATCCCTTTGGTTTTGCCACAAAGTTAAGAACAGTACTCAGCCTAGTCTGAAGGTTCCCTTTAAAAATGAAGTACCAATAGAAGGTCAAACCCTGCCAAGGAAATCAGGCTTGGAGTTTGATACCAGTAATTAGAGCGTTTCTTACCAATATCAATGCATCTTTGTTTGGCTGTATGCTGCCTTGAGTGCCAGTACTTCCAGTGCCTGATCTGATCTTCTCTTGTTTTGTCTTCGGCAAACACAACCAAGATGACGCTCTTCATGAAGAGGACGGgtagggaagagaaaaaaaaactttaaaagccACAGAGAAAATTTGTTTTGGAAGCTTTTACTTGGTATCAGGTTTTCTGCATTTGGCGTGCAAAACTTAGGAAAAGCCAAGTTACGCCTGGCAAAGTAGAATCCTCTTTAGAATGGGAACAAACAAGCTAATGTTCTTCAGGGCCATAAAAGAACAAGGCGGTCAGAAGTTGCCCACAGAAAGAGAATTGGATGCTCTCCTTCCAGGTGTCCACGTCGCATAGACCCATCACCACTACTGACTTGCTTGCTTGGCAGGCTCAGAGACACCAGTGACCGAATAGGCCTGGAGACCAATTTAACCTCTTCTGCTCTTCATTGGCATGGCAGAAGGGGAAAGCTGGGCCTGCTGCTGCGGGCTTCAGTCTAGACTGTTGTGTGACTACAGGACTTCAACCGTAGCCCAGCACCTCCAATAAGCAACAAATACCCACAACACCTCTCCCAAGAAGCTGTAAGAATTTCCACTCACTCTGACTTTGCTGATTGGGTGGTGGATTCCTTCACTGCTGCTGACTTCTTTAAGGGTGATCGGATAAAACTGACCCTTGTTTAGGTATGTCATTGTGCTGTCCCCTGGCTTCTGACGAAGTGACTTGGAAGCTTCTAAGGTGTATTCAAAGTTATTCCTAGGAGACAAAAAGGACATTGATAGCTTCCTGGCAAACTCTTTAGCAAAgtgttttacatttaatttggaGACGTTTAAGATTTATTAGTTGAGACACTAAACCCTCaatagggaagggagggggaagcaagaCTAGCTCTTTGTTGACAATCAATCCTCTTCATGAGAACATTTAGAAAAGCTCTTTGCAGAGAAAATCAACACGTAGGATTGGACACTGCCTATTCAGGCTTACTGCAACATGTTTTATTTATGTAACAGAAGAGTTTCTATCAATGACCAAAATGCTGTTAAGAGTCATTCAAAGGCTGCTaggtcccttcctccccccaccaatgTTTCATTcccaataaaaaacaaaccaaccccacaTCACCCATTCCCCATCGTAGGTCTCCATACACAAAATCCACACACAGCAACCTCCAGTGCCTGCTGTAGATTCTCAATGTAGAGAGAGCAGACAAGCATCTCTGGGCATCTATCAAGGTGAGGCACTTGGGAGCCAGTTCCAGGAGGGTTCTGCAGTAATTATTATTCTCTTAAATGACTAGATGGGTCACCCCATACCAAGTTGGTTAGAAATCAACGTAAGACTCCCAGATGGCAGTACAGTGCCATTATCAACCCAACAAAGATACCAGGTCGATGCGTGGAGTGGATGgagcaagctcctattccatctccctgttccaaaaatccatttaatatatagTCCTCAGATAGAGGAcgtatcagatattaaactgataagaacagatactacACTTGATCAAGTGTACCAACAAAGATAGTTTTCCTAAatattgcagacatgactttccaGGTTGTTAAGCACTCAGCACAGCTAAAACCAGGTGTgcacagcacctctgagaatcatGCCTAAAGAAAGGCAACCCAAAAGAGAATTCATAAGTAAGTCATGAACAAACTGGCTATAAGAGATCAGGCGGCTGCAGGACAATAGAAAGCTTGAAGTATTACCCAGCAATGCTGTCAAAAACGTAGTCCTCTGAACTCATGCTGGCCATCCGCAGATTTAGTTCAGCAGGAAAGAAAACCTGAAAATACAGATAATtaattcagcagcaccagaaaaaaaTTCAACAGCTGCCAGGTTACAACCCTGCTTCAGCTGGCTTTAATATCTGATAACTAGGGATTGTGGCTAGCATACTCTGTATGCTGTTTATGGGCCCCAGTCAAATAATGCTTTATATGCCAATTAAGCACAAGATCTAGCAAGCCCACTCTGGGCCAGCTTTTAAAATCAAGCCTGCCTGAAGCTTGCTAACTACTGGATGTTATGGACATCACTAATATGGACTTAGAACTTGAAGGGAAGCGATGGTGAACCCTGTAGATTTCAAAAGATGCaatagaacaaattaaaaataaagtctgATTTTTGTatgagctcagctcccattcaggcacctaaataaactggccagattttcacaagcGCCCAGCACCCAGTAGCTCCCATTGAGGACAATGGACGCtgagcacttgtgaaaatctgaccagtttatttaggtgcttaaatgggAGCTTCGGGTGCAGAGTTCTTGTAAACTTGACCCACTATTTATTTCACTGTTGCCGCTGACAGATTATTTCCACAAGCTATTTAGCCAAAACTTCCGTCATTTGTAAGATTAGCCATTTGCTTTTGATAacgatttttttgttttatagaTTTAATTCACTAAATTATACCTATGGACCTTTGTCTTCTATTTCTAATCCACTGGACTGAGATTTCAGGTTTACACCACTATTAGAGGTGCAACGCGATACCCATGCACTGATTGGGTtgcgcaaacacacacacacgcacatagaGAACATGGTGAGCGACCCCTGTACCTCTTGCACTCCTTCTTTGAAAGTCTCTGAGAAGGTGGAGTCCGGCGTGCGCCTCTGGGAGTTCTGAGGCTGAGCACTGGAACTAAACTGATCAGGGTTGAGATTCCTGTCGAAAACCACCACCCGTTCGGGGGGCTCGGGGTGGTAGACAGTGGGAGGGATGCCCACAGTGAATCCATGTGGCTGTGTTTCTGTTTTAATTGAATGAGTGGGCATTGTGGCAATGGAAACAGTGACAGTGGTGTCGGGGGTCGTCAGATGGCCTCTCTTGTCCATGGCCATTTGGGTAGCGTGCGGAAGAACAATATTGAAAGGCACATTTTTCAGAACCTGCACTCTGTTTTCTCCAGTAGAGATGAGCGATTGTTCCGTTGGGATGCTGTttctttaagagaaaaaaaagggTTCAAACCAAAACACCACAACATTAAACAGCAGATCCAGAAACATTTATTGGGCTTCTGGCTAAGGTGAAACAGAATATCAGCTCCCTGTATTGGTGATGATCAACTATATCTAGGGGTAAGGGTTCTAGAATTTATAAAAAGCTTATCCATTTCTGACTCCTAGGACCCTAATTTTGAGCTAGTATACTATACTTGACCTTAAAGCATTAACAGCCCATAAACTGAGTCACCCAAAACACAATACACTAAGGGCCCCGCTGACAGGGTATCAAGCACCGAGGGACTCACTTGATTGGCTTATATATAAGTTTACATACTATACCACCACACTGGTTTCTGTGTTCCTCAACAGACTGAATCATCTTGTTATCAGAGCTGGAGCAATTTAAACTTGTCTTGGTCAGCTCTCTCTTCAGCTTAGCATTATAGGAAgagggcagcagggagtgggacttAAGGTTAATTTATATTCATGATATTTTATGATCCCATGGTTTGTTGGTGGGTTCCGCTCCCTCCCCGAATAAAAGAAAAGACTGCAAAATTTATGCAAGTGAAACTAATGCATCAGAACCACAGGTTAACAAACCACAAATACATTGCAATGTTTTATGGCACCCCATTCAAATTAATCCTGACTACATATTCCAAATGCATCCAGTCCTGTAGCACCTAGTAACTGATGGGGTTTATGTAAGACCTGATCTTGAGGGTAGTTGGAAGATCAGGACCTGCCCATTAAAACTCAATCATGAGCCACCTTGTATAAACCCTGGGGAGTAAACGCTTACCAGCCACCTCCTTATGCCCCTGAAAGGGATATTGTCACTAGTTCACGCATGGGGGAAGAGAGCAGTTCCACTGCATTGCTATTCCCTCTCTTGCACAGAAGGTGGTGGGTGGGCAGGGATGAGAAGTGGATGGAGCCTTGACTTTCTGAGTCAAAATTCAATCTCTAGTTGGTCCTGGGGCACCTCAAGTACCTGCTGTCCCTGACTCCGAAGCCTGTGGTAACGTCACCATCTAACCCTTGGGTTGTTACAAGAGTTGATGGTGCAGAAGAAAGGATTGCAATCTCCATTACAAATGCAGGAGAGCTGCTGCAGGTATGGCAGCAAACTTCATTTAAGCAGCCTTAGCGATATATCAGGATGTCAGTTAAAGCAAAAGTGCACAATAGAATCCAGTACCTTTTGCCATGATCTTGGTCAGGGTGATCGACATCTGGTTTTGCTGTTGAAGTCCTTCTTTCTCTGGGAACCTGGAGGTATAAGACATGAGAGTTTACCTGTTCTTATCCAAACAAGGTTAGCCcattctttctcccccccccagtttgGAAAGCTAAGTATCACTCTGTTATGCATCAATTATTTAAAGTGCAGTTAACACCTGTAAAGTTCTTTACAATGCCAAAATGTATCATCATCACTGTTGTTTTGAAAAGTCAAGGCTATTCCATACGCTACTAAAAGAATCCCAAACTAATACAACGGAGTGGTACTTTGGAATTAAGATTCCTGCATAGAAAAAACAAGACAAACTGCTTAAACCTTAGGACAGCGACAAGTTTCCAACCTGGCTGGAAAGATCACCATCTCTTATCAAGTGTCAGCAACTGGAATAATGGAATTGGAGGGAAAATAAAGAGTTGTCACTAGTAGCTCTGATAAAGAAAACGAACAGGCTTCAATTTGTCTGGTGACTTTATTACTTAGCTTGATTACTTAGATCAGCTcaacagctggggagagcgacATCCTCAGTCTACCCACAGGGGTTGTCTAGATCAGTTTCTCATTGCCCATTCACACCTTTGCCTCTGCGGACACTTTTGGTTGGATATTTTTTGGGACTAGTCTTGGACTTTCCCTGGGAACTAGAATGAGACCACGAAGTTTAATAATGACAATACTTGGCTTTTATAGAGTCTTTTATATTCACAAAGCAGTATGCAAACATTAGCTAATTCTTACTGTGCCTCTGTAAGGTAGATGATATCCTCATTCTATAcatggggaagcagagagagagagagagagagagagagagagaggctgatggCCTGCTCTTCAGTGGATCTGAGCTCCCACAAAcactcactgacttcaattggagttaacacctttgaaaattaggccatgAACAATTTGTTCAAGGCCATAGAACAAATCAACAGCAGAACTTGGATGAGTTCCTAACACCCAGTCCCATATCCTGTCcagtcacactttatattaaagaTATATTTATAGTTACAGGATTAATAGATAGCTATAAGCACATCAGCAGAAGGTACCTATAAACCATGGTTATAAGCAACCTATTGACCTTTAGGActctaaaaatgtattaaaatatctATTTATGTTAAGGGtatatttataaatagtttataaagggtGATTTTCTATCGACTAGACTATGATGCTTCTGATGTAAGTCACTGACCAGCTCTCAGTAATGGCTTTTTGTCATCTACTGACTTGGGCTAGATATGAAGCGGCAACCTGGACAAAGAAAAATGCTCCATATTCCACTATTACCCATCATCTGAGCTATCTAGTTCTCCACTTTACAACATTTTACTATTTAAAGATGAAGGCTACTTACAGTCCTAACCTGCAAAACCCCAACCAGTATTTTATAAAGCTGTGGGGGAGATATGATGTACATTAGGGATTAAACTGAGATCTTCTAAAGTCAGGATACTGGTGaacaggatcagggccggctccaggctttttgccgccctaagtggtggggggaaaaaaaaaaaagccgcgattgcgattggcggcagctccaccgcgccactttcttctttggAGGCAATTCgacagcaggtccttccctccgagagagaccaagggacccgctgccgaagagcccgacgtgctgcctcctccccttggccgccccaagcacctgcttgctgagctggtgcctggagccggccctgaacaggATATTTGCATTCAATCTCAGACTAAGGTCACAAGGGACCAtaatgatcatttagtctgacctcctgcacattgcaggccaccgAACCTCACCCACACAGCCTGGTAATAGACATGCCATGGAGTAGTGTACGGATACTCACTCTATACTATGGTAACACCCTGTTAAAGAGAGATCAGATTACTATATTCTTGTATAATCTGTATACAAAAGCTTACTTTTGTAATTATTTTGTCTCTGATAGTTACATGGCAAAGATTTGTAAgcttgttaaaacttcctaaatatagtgtttaaaaaaaaatacaaatgcagATCTCTTACTTATTATTTGGCCATTAAATTTTACTTATCCCGAGGTTCCAGGCTACTCTGATAAAACACAAAAGCTACAAGACATTGATAACACATACCATTTAAATGAACAAGAACGAATACATTCATACATTAGAAGGACATAACTCCAGACCTTCCAGCACTGAAACATGCTGCGTAAGCATGATCAGATACTGCACCTTTACCTGACAAATGCAAACTATTTAAATTATATTGGAAACGCCTAATTTTTTGTAATAGTAATTATAGGCTGATGACAGAAAACCCTAGTAGAAACAGTACTTTTCTAAATAGCTTCCAATTAAAACCTTTAAAATCCAGTGGCTTTTAAGTAGCGTAGAGAATGTACGAGAGCATCAGAAGAATGTAGGTCAAGATTTTCTGGAGTGACTAGGGATTTTAGGAacttccatttttgggtgcctaatttaagACATATTAaaggggcccaattttcagagtgcatgtgctcagcactttctgaaaatgaatCCCTttcaaggtgtctcaagttgggcacccaaaaatcactactAACTTTGAAACTGTTGCTGTAAGGCGTTCCAAGCCACACTGTCAGGAGTTAGGCTAGTCTTGgctcagggggggaaaaaaaaaaaatctacaaaaaccTTTACAGGTGGCAGCCCCACCAGGCTTTAAATTTTCTGCTCCAGACCTTGGAAGCTCCCATCTGCTCCTTTAACTTAGTCTCAGAAAATGACAGATGAATTCTTCCAACATTTTATACTTTTTTCGCTCGTAAGCTTGCCCTTCCCAAACCTTTCCTACAGTTTATAGACTGCATGAGTAGGGAAGGAAACCCTGAATAAAATACCAATGCACAGCAAATTCTTTGTGCTTCACTAAAAGCTCTTCACTACAGCATCCACCAAATTTCTCTTCCCAGTTTTTCCACATTTAAAAATGGATATAGCAGATTAAAATCCTCTGACAAGAAGGCTTTTTCAGTGGCATAACAAACAAGTACAGAGAGGTATGGCTTTTTAAGgcagaaaacaagctttcctacaAGTGTCAGTTATAACTACCTTTACACCAATTATTTTGTCACATGCACTAAGGACTAAACTGAGCTTTGCATTAAAGATTACAAAATACTTCTATATACACATACCATGCAGTTTTATGCAACTATACTGCTTGAAAAATTGGTTAAACTCTTAATAATAGGCATGTACTTTGTATATAACAAGTGTAGTAGTTCTAAAGGCTGGAAAATAGGTTTGTGAGTGTCAATAATTAACAATGTTCTCAGTGCTCTTCCAGACACCAAATGAAGACCATCCCTGTTCTGATCCTGTAAACAGATCAGTGAAAGTAAATGGGATTCAGGAACCTGGCTGTATTAGGCTCTTTAGAAAATCTCAACCTAaatcttaataaataataatatgaatATTGTGGTAGTGCCCATGAGGCCCAGGGtatcattgtgctaggcactatacaaactgAACACAAAGAGTCCCTTGCCCCACAATTTTATATTCATATACATACACTCTCCAGCATTTCAGCTAGTAACTATTAAAAACTGCATCCTGAAAAACATGAGTCAGTAGACTGCACAAGTACCCTGACATATCACAAAAAAAGATTCCAGAATGACTGGTTTCTATTTAGCTTAAAAGAAATCTATTGTCGGAAAATCAAAGTGGTtttaaattttttctttttttaaaaagagttagaACCACCAACTCAGAGTCCTCATTACACTATTAATAGCTACTATGCAAACAGCTACATTACATTCCCTAGCAAATTACTATTTCAGGTGCATTTGCAGGCAAAACAAGTGCACCTTTGGCTGTTAGGTGTTACTGGTGCCAACCTACCTTGTAATAGTCATACAGCAATCCCAGGGCAGCTGCACTGTCTTCATCACCATTGATGCTCATCATGGCTTTGGTGGCTGCTGTAAGGGGATTTTCAAGGAAGGACTTCCAGGCTTCATCTTCACTGGTGTATGGACGCCTCTGGGAGTAGAGAGAGTCATTCTGAAGAACCAACACGGGCCTTTTGCTTTGGTCATAAAAATATGAATCTTTGTTACAATGCATCCAAAAAGTATATAATAAGCATGTTTCACAAACTTTGTAACACTTAAGCATTAGCTATCAGGTTTTTACTATGTTAATATTATGACAATGTGACACAATGGTTAGTCAACAGAAAGACACGGGATACAATTCTCATCTCATGTATGTCGGTGGAAATCAGGAGTAAcctcactgaactcaatggaattacatcagtGAGATCACAAAACTACTGAAGATGATAGCTGGCCTGCTAACAAGTATTTGGAATCCAACATAGAACATTAAAAATGTTGTGAATTTATTAGCCTAAGACTCACAATACTATTAGCATATTACTAAACAAAAGAGATATTGTACAGCAATAACTTGCTACTAATTCATTCAAGCTCTCTCTATGCACTATAGAGTCAATGGCTGCATGCTTTGTCATGCAAGACTAGAGAGAGTTTGCATTAACAAATACCACTATCGTTATAAAACAGAGTTAACTCTAGTATcagtggggtagccgtgttagtctgaatctgtaaaaagtaacagagggtcctgtggcacctttaagactaacagaagtattgggagcataagctttcgtgggtgagaacctcacttcttcagatgcaagacagtaGAGTTAACTCTACTTTCCCATGTCTGACAATTCCCTCAGAAGACAACTTACTTAATTCTTGGGGTATATTTGAAAGTTATTAAAAGCTGCTGATTACCTGTATACTATAGATGGAATGTAGCCAAAGGAGACTGTAAATCAACAAGGCAGTCCAATTTTCTGGCAATAGAAGTCAAGTTGTGTATTGTATGTTTACTTTTGAGATAATCTGTGACAATGTCTTGAAAGAGAATCCCAGTGGGCTACCAGGAAAGAAAAAACACCTAAACACAAttcctccccctccgcccccaaaaAGTGTGGGTATTACCTCCATGAAAAATGATTAGATttgttcaaaacattttgttcttatTGTGAAGGAGAAAACTCCAAGCACTCAcatgggtggaaatggggggagaTGGTGTTTGCAGCAAAACACAATTTTACCAGCCTAAACAAGTTAacattttaaattcagtttttaaaatatatgcttcATCCACATTGGCCAGGCAAACAATGTTTAAACCATGTTAGCTTGAACTGGTTTCAAACCAGTTCAGACAGTTCCCCCCATGCTTATTCCCACCCCCAGTGTGCACAGAGGCCTAGCTGATGTTTACTACAGGTTCTTTGTTTTCAAAAGTTGAAACAAGAGACAGATcaattcttaaaaaaaagaacCACCACACAACCACCATCCCTAAGAAATAGGAACATCTTTTTTGTTGAACTTACTCCCAGGACTATTCAAAGATTGAAACATATtagaatattgaaggaataaaACACTATTGTCAACTTAATAAATGTCCTGCATTTATAACTCCTTTCACCTAGGAAAATTACTAAGTGCTTTGCAAACTATGGATTTGAATCTGTAAACCCTTACTCACCCAAGCGGACTCAGTGACGTCATGGGGATCACTTGCATGATTTAAGGACaactcatgtgagtaagagttTGCAAGTTCTGGATGAAGGGGGATTTATACATACACAGAGTGGCTGTGTGTCAGTCTGTAAAATGAGCCACCTCTGGTGTAGAGTGTAGCAAATTAGCACACAGCAAACTGCGCAACAATGGGATGAGTTTGAATTTTCTCCAAGGACACAGGGCAAACA harbors:
- the GRHL1 gene encoding grainyhead-like protein 1 homolog isoform X5, with protein sequence MMSINGDEDSAAALGLLYDYYKVPRERRTSTAKPDVDHPDQDHGKRNSIPTEQSLISTGENRVQVLKNVPFNIVLPHATQMAMDKRGHLTTPDTTVTVSIATMPTHSIKTETQPHGFTVGIPPTVYHPEPPERVVVFDRNLNPDQFSSSAQPQNSQRRTPDSTFSETFKEGVQEVFFPAELNLRMASMSSEDYVFDSIAGNNFEYTLEASKSLRQKPGDSTMTYLNKGQFYPITLKEVSSSEGIHHPISKVRSVILVVFAEDKTREDQIRHWKYWHSRQHTAKQRCIDIADYKESFNTISNIEELAYNAISFTWDINDEAKVFISVNCLSTDFSSQKGVKGLPLNIQIDTYSYNNRSNKPVHRAYCQIKVFCDKGAERKIRDEERKQSKRKGKCTDPSSQLNAFPDVKVPMLPSHKRTDVTVFKPSQDLDTQPILFIPDLHHANLQRGTHVLPVAPEELEGEGSNMKRGPYITEDDFIAPPNKLTRIEEPKRVLLYVRKESEEVFDALMLKTPSLKGLMEAISDKYDVPFDKIGKIFKKCKKGILINMDDNIVKHYSNEDTFQLQIEEAGGSYKLTLTEI
- the GRHL1 gene encoding grainyhead-like protein 1 homolog isoform X2, producing the protein MDFYETHATGKMDFPSKRPVLVLQNDSLYSQRRPYTSEDEAWKSFLENPLTAATKAMMSINGDEDSAAALGLLYDYYKVPRERRTSTAKPDVDHPDQDHGKRNSIPTEQSLISTGENRVQVLKNVPFNIVLPHATQMAMDKRGHLTTPDTTVTVSIATMPTHSIKTETQPHGFTVGIPPTVYHPEPPERVVVFDRNLNPDQFSSSAQPQNSQRRTPDSTFSETFKEGVQEVFFPAELNLRMASMSSEDYVFDSIAGNNFEYTLEASKSLRQKPGDSTMTYLNKGQFYPITLKEVSSSEGIHHPISKVRSVILVVFAEDKTREDQIRHWKYWHSRQHTAKQRCIDIADYKESFNTISNIEELAYNAISFTWDINDEAKVFISVNCLSTDFSSQKGVKGLPLNIQIDTYSYNNRSNKPVHRAYCQIKVFCDKGAERKIRDEERKQSKRKGKCTDPSSQLNAFPDVKVPMLPSHKRTDVTVFKPSQDLDTQPILFIPDLHHANLQRGTHVLPVAPEELEGEGSNMKRGPYITEDDFIAPPNKLTRIEEPKRVLLYVRKESEEVFDALMLKTPSLKGLMEAISDKYDVPFDKIGKIFKKCKKGYLQTVINSLLIFLFVKNPDQHGRQYCEALFE
- the GRHL1 gene encoding grainyhead-like protein 1 homolog isoform X6, with product MMSINGDEDSAAALGLLYDYYKVPRERRTSTAKPDVDHPDQDHGKRNSIPTEQSLISTGENRVQVLKNVPFNIVLPHATQMAMDKRGHLTTPDTTVTVSIATMPTHSIKTETQPHGFTVGIPPTVYHPEPPERVVVFDRNLNPDQFSSSAQPQNSQRRTPDSTFSETFKEGVQEVFFPAELNLRMASMSSEDYVFDSIAGNNFEYTLEASKSLRQKPGDSTMTYLNKGQFYPITLKEVSSSEGIHHPISKVRSVILVVFAEDKTREDQIRHWKYWHSRQHTAKQRCIDIADYKESFNTISNIEELAYNAISFTWDINDEAKVFISVNCLSTDFSSQKGVKGLPLNIQIDTYSYNNRSNKPVHRAYCQIKVFCDKGAERKIRDEERKQSKRKGKCTDPSSQLNAFPDVKVPMLPSHKRTDVTVFKPSQDLDTQPILFIPDLHHANLQRGTHVLPVAPEELEGEGSNMKRGPYITEDDFIAPPNKLTRIEEPKRVLLYVRKESEEVFDALMLKTPSLKGLMEAISDKYDVPFDKIGKIFKKCKKGYLQTVINSLLIFLFVKNPDQHGRQYCEALFE